The following coding sequences are from one Pseudomonas mendocina window:
- a CDS encoding IclR family transcriptional regulator gives MSETRPPLTSLAPPPYVSPAKRIEEFAGDPNFMTSLARGLAVINAFQERKRHLTIAQISHRTEIPRAAVRRCLYSLMKLGYVTTDGRTYSLLPKVLTLGHAYLSSTPLAVSAQPFLDRLSEQLHEACNLATLEGEQVLYLARSAIPQRLISVDLSVGSRLPAYCTSMGRILLAALDDDQLQDYLAHAELQAKTSRTLHTPDALWECLQRVRHQGWCIVDQELEQGLRSLAVPVYDSAGHVLAAMNISTHAGRVPVAELEKRYLPLMLSASRELSGQLFRPA, from the coding sequence ATGAGCGAAACCCGTCCGCCGCTTACCAGCCTTGCGCCGCCCCCCTACGTATCACCGGCCAAGCGTATCGAGGAGTTCGCTGGCGACCCCAACTTCATGACCTCCCTGGCTCGTGGTCTGGCAGTGATCAACGCCTTCCAGGAGCGCAAGCGCCACCTGACCATTGCGCAGATCAGCCATCGCACCGAGATCCCTCGCGCCGCCGTGCGCCGCTGCCTCTACAGTCTGATGAAGCTGGGCTACGTGACTACCGACGGGCGTACTTACTCGCTGCTGCCCAAGGTGCTGACTCTGGGTCATGCCTATCTGTCGTCGACACCGCTGGCGGTGTCTGCACAGCCGTTTCTCGACCGTCTCAGCGAGCAGCTGCATGAGGCCTGCAACCTGGCCACGCTGGAAGGCGAACAGGTGTTGTACCTGGCGCGTTCGGCGATTCCGCAGCGGTTGATCTCGGTGGACTTGAGCGTTGGCAGCCGCTTGCCGGCCTACTGCACCTCCATGGGCCGTATCCTGCTGGCTGCACTGGACGATGACCAGTTGCAGGACTATCTGGCCCATGCCGAACTGCAGGCCAAGACCAGTCGTACCCTGCACACGCCCGACGCGTTGTGGGAGTGCCTGCAGCGCGTGCGCCATCAGGGCTGGTGCATCGTCGACCAGGAGTTGGAGCAGGGCCTGCGCTCGCTGGCGGTGCCGGTCTACGACTCGGCCGGTCACGTGCTGGCGGCGATGAACATCAGCACCCATGCCGGCCGCGTGCCAGTCGCCGAACTGGAGAAACGCTATCTGCCGTTGATGCTCAGTGCCAGTCGCGAGTTGAGTGGGCAGCTGTTCCGTCCAGCCTGA